gaGAGATCACCCGCTGGGGTGGGTGCCGGGGGATCTGAGGTCACTGGGGTCGCCATCACTCCAGGCCTGGCAGGGTGCAGACGCAGCTAGACTCTGCTGCCGCCCTGCCTCTGACAGTGTGGCCTGGGGCACTTGTCCCCACGCTGTCCCAATTTTTtcgtgtccccccgccccccctgccccgTCCTGTGTCTGTGTTGCCGGTGTGCGCGTCTCCGTGTCTGGACCCCGGCCCGTGCCTGTCCCGGACAGCAGCCCTTGGCCTTCCCGCCTGGGCTTTCCCCGTGAGGGGCTCCGGGGTGACTGCCCCTAGCCCCTAGCCGCTGGTCCGCGAGACTTCTGGGACTTTCGGGGCCCTTCCAGCtaagccccgcccacccccagcagTGCCCGCCCCTcaatgcccccccgcccccggccccccgcgGCCGCCGAGCTCGCCCCCGACGCTGGCACAGAGAGGCGGACACAGTCTGGCTCCGGAAGCTTTGAGCAGATGTTGGTGGCGCCGCGCCCGTCGGCCCATCAGTCATCCCGGTTGGGCACGTTGGCCACGGTCGGGGCCAGATAGTCCGAGTGCCGGATCCCGAAGCTCCAGCCTCCAGGCTTCCGCTGCTGTGGGCCCGGGAGACTTGGCTGACCTGGCGCACCCGCCTGTGAGGCTCCGCGCCGGGACCCCCGTTCCCAAACCTCGGGCCTCGGACCCTCCACCCTGGGCCTGGACCCTCATTCCCCCGCATGTGACCCTGTCCCTGAACCCAGGTCACCTGGTCCACATTGTAGGCTGCGGGCCCGGGATTCATGCTGTTGTCTCTGGGGAGTGAAGTCCGCGGCAGCATCGTGAACTGAGGGGCCCGAGACTTGTAGACCCCAGGGTTCACCACGTGGTAGGCGCACGGACCTGGGGTCTGCGGGAGCGCAGAAGGGGCGCTGGGTCCGACTTCCACTCTCCGCTGtcccctggcccccgcccctccctggctcTCTGCGGCCCGCCCGCAGCCCCTCCTTCACCTTGCTGAGGTCCTCGAAGACACTGCCCACCGCGCTGCGGCCGTAGATGGAGTAAGTTGGGGCCGAGACTTTACCGATGACGCGCGGGCCCAGGAGCGAGGGCACAGTGTAGGTCCCCGGACCTGGAAGCAGCCagcggcgggggtggggtgtcTTTGTAGACCGGCCAGGGTCTCCCGGCCTCTGGGAGTGCCGGCTGGTCCCAGCGCCTGGCGAGGGCTCTGGGTCGGGGCGGGAAGGGCGTCGGGGCCGGAACCTTCGCGGTCTCACCTGGCGTGTGCTGCTCCGTGTGGGCGCCCCAGGTTCTGGAGGCGATGGTGTGCCGAGGCGCACTGGGGTATGTCGCGTTCCCCGCTCGCTCCGGGAAGTACCTGCCTGTGGGGCGAGCCAGGGGTGTAGGCGGAACCGGGCTGGGGTTCTGGGGTTAGGCCCTAATCACTACAGGAAACCAAGCCACGATTTGTCAGAACCCGGTGGGGCTTGAAATTCTTTGGAGATCCGACGTGGGGGAGCCGAATTTGGAGCGCTAGGGTACCAAGGCTGAGTTGAGGATCAGGTGGGGGGTTTC
The sequence above is a segment of the Phyllostomus discolor isolate MPI-MPIP mPhyDis1 chromosome 2, mPhyDis1.pri.v3, whole genome shotgun sequence genome. Coding sequences within it:
- the ODF3B gene encoding outer dense fiber protein 3B isoform X2, whose amino-acid sequence is MGSDVWVGPWRPHRPRGPIAALHSGPGPKYKLPSNTGYTLHDPSRTRAPAFTFGLRLPAQQTSLGPGPSHLVPPRMTMRGRDCTPAYSIHGRPRQAAPSLTPGPGRYFPERAGNATYPSAPRHTIASRTWGAHTEQHTPGPGTYTVPSLLGPRVIGKVSAPTYSIYGRSAVGSVFEDLSKQRKPGGWSFGIRHSDYLAPTVANVPNRDD
- the ODF3B gene encoding outer dense fiber protein 3B isoform X1; the encoded protein is MGSDVWVGPWRPHRPRGPIAALHSGPGPKYKLPSNTGYTLHDPSRTRAPAFTFGLRLPAQQTSLGPGPSHLVPPRMTMRGRDCTPAYSIHGRPRQAAPSLTPGPGRYFPERAGNATYPSAPRHTIASRTWGAHTEQHTPGPGTYTVPSLLGPRVIGKVSAPTYSIYGRSAVGSVFEDLSKTPGPCAYHVVNPGVYKSRAPQFTMLPRTSLPRDNSMNPGPAAYNVDQQRKPGGWSFGIRHSDYLAPTVANVPNRDD